Genomic segment of Benincasa hispida cultivar B227 chromosome 1, ASM972705v1, whole genome shotgun sequence:
TGATGGGATCTCTCGTTCGAGATTATATGCAATGTAAGTAACTATGATGTTGGTGCAGCCTTGGGACAGAAGATCGAAAAGAAGCAtaatgtgatttattatgcttcaAGAACCATGAATTCTGCCCAATGTAATGATCCGAATACGGAAAAAGAACTCCTATCTGTTGATTTTGGTTTAGAAAAATTCAGATCTTACATTATTGGCTCTAAAGTAATTGTTTACTTTGATCATGTAGCGTTGTGATACCTACTAACAAAGGAGACCAAGCCTCACCTACTACGATGGGTTCTCTTGCTTTAGGAGTTTGATGTGAAGATTAAGGATCGTAAAGGCTCTGAAAATGCGATGACTAATTACCTGAGTCGGTTGGTGAGAGAAGAAGATTGTCTACCCTCCGATGGAGACTTTCCCGGTCAGACGCTACTCTAAGTTGATTGTATTTCTATGACTCATTGGTATATGAACCTTGTTGATTGTATTGTCACAGGTAACTTGCCTTTAGATTTGAGTAAGAGAAGAAGGGATAAACTAAAGAGCAaatctaaatattatattttggaGAACCCATATGTCTGGAAGTTTTGCTCTGATCAGGTATTTAGGAGGTGTGTTTCCAACAATAAATTTGGTGGCCATTTTAGCCCAAAAAGAACTCATAAAAAAGTGTTAGACTTAAATTTACACGAGAAACTTTTAGCACTACAGTAACacatactacttctagatagtATTTAACAAACTCTATTGCGAAATCTTCTTGACCTTAGCCTTTCAATGGGAGGGTAGGATTCATAccaaacatccataacataattgtttgagaagaaaaacatttgttttcttcttttcttcaaaCAATTATTAACCTCCAAGTTTTTTTCTACAATCTTTATACTTAAACGTTGAGAGGCATTGCAAAGTTCACCTTAAACATGTATAAGGTTACAATTTTCACCTTATGATACTTTTGTTCGAAGAATcattcaaagaaaaacaaactcTCAATTGGGTTGAACgagttcttttttctatttttttatttaatgataTGAAATAAATCGTACCTCAACATCAAAGTTGaacttttgttttaaaagaaattaagatTGGAAAGATTTATCCAAATCGATAAAACTTGcaaaatttccattttcattgaaCTGTTTAGAAAGATTTTTTGCTTATTGTTACAACTAGTGGATACAAGATACAACTAATTGGACAAGAGGTAGAATTGCAACATTTGTTAGTCTAGAATTCAATCACATTTATCAACATCGTGTAAAAATGGttgtttcctttattttattgtttttcttatgaaaaaaaaaaaggacagtTTTGTTTCCTAATATTTTaggtctcgtttgataatcatttgattttttatttttgttttttaaaattaaacctatatcggccacattttttacaatgatttatatctttcttaaatataatggttgaattcttagccaaactcaaaataaaaataacctttCGAAAgcacttttttttagttatcaaaacttgacttggttttttaaatcattggtgaaagataaataataaagaaaaaaatttgaatatagaaATAATGTTcgtaggtttaattttcaaaaataaaaacaaaaaaaacaatagGACCTTagtgttctaaaattttattgttgTCTAGTGATGTCCACTTGTTTGTTGTCTCtgttgctatatatatatatataatcagtCACATGTTTAGAAAGTATTATGCATGCCTACTTAAAATAGATTAATTCCACTTGTATGCGTGAACATAGTTTAAAGGGTCAAAACACTACTCACCCCCTAAAAGTCAGATTTTTTTATTCCTCTTGAGGaggaggaaaaaaagaaagtcTCCAAAAAAGGCGTCCTCATAGGTAAATACGTGCAACTTCTTGGTAATATCTACTTAAATGtcattttcttttaacaatACATGGGATGGAAGGATTGAATCTctgaaatttataatacatacTTAATATCAATTGAGTTAAATAATCTAAGATGTCTTTGGATTTGGGTTTTGAAACCAGCAAAAGGTTCTCCAAAATTAATAACTGAAAATACCATCTAATCTAATAATTAAAGTTTCGTTTGGTATTCATTTGGTTTTTGCTTATAGACACTATTTGatcttcaaattttttcctttgttatctacattttatcaatgatttaaaaaagcaaaccaatttttgaaaactagaaaaagtaatttttaatagcttatttttgtttttgaaatttgactaagatttCAACCATTACACTtaaaaagatgtaaatcattgtaaaaaattaagaaaaaataaacataattttcaaaataaaaaataaaaaacgaattGTAACCCAACAAGATCTGAATATCCCAATAGACAATTCTCTATAAAGATTTTAGATGAAGTACAAATTAGTTCAATGAATATGACTTTCAAAGTTTAATAAACACCTGACATTATTGCATTTCTTGgaaaatagtaaacataaattttatcaCCTCATTCCAATCACACATCTAAGAAAGTTCAAACTTTGATAATCTTCTGGttcatgaattttcaaaatagtccttatttttttttacaagttcttaaaataattatcattctaacgaaatatttgaattattaatcaatttccaaaaacaaaaaagctTATTACAAATAATACACTTTTTCCAAAGCTTAAGTTTTGACaacatttgtaaaatatatattacaaaaatcACTAATCCCCCGaaaatcaaatgatttttaaaacaaaCCCTTGTTCATTTCAAAACTAAATAATATCTTTTAGTGAGAAAAAATCTTATAATCTTAAAACTTAATGGACAGAATATAAATCATGTAAACAGTAaatgaaaaggggaaaaaacatAAAGTTTTCACCAAAGATATAAGTTTATAACAATAATAACCAAAGACAAGCATTCATTTGACAAAATATAAACCTTGCTAGAAAGTGTTTCCTTCATCTTTTATACCATTTTTTCAACATGTGGAAGTACCAgtaaacatttttcttctttctataCACAGAAGAAACAGGATCCCCTCCCATCATAATGGCTTCAAGTAGATTTTTTTCATTgctataaacaaaaataaaactaaaggACAGCGTTGTAACACAAACAATTAGATCAATATCATTCTACCtacctttcttcttttcttctccatTGCTTCCCCGTCGCCGCTCCATCCCCAAATCAATATTCAACTTACATACACTATTTGAGGAATATCAAACACCTAAGGATCAGTTATCAATCATGAAAATCCAAGACTATTGAACATTCTGATTCCCATTGTTTTCCTCAGTAGGTGATCCTGTATAAACTTGACCATTGTTCCTTGAATCTCGGAAAATTGATCGTAACGAGTTAATACCTTCAGATGTGGCCCCTCCTAAGATCCAAAACAGCAGAGAACTAAACGAGTTCGCATTCCTCGGTTGCCCAAGTTCATGCTGTCCTGGAATTTGAATACTGTCCCCGGCTCTATCGAGACTATTGTTTTCAGTTTGCTCTAGAGGATGGGGAACTTCTCCAGTCACACCTCCGGGTCCAGTGGGTACGGTTTCAGATGTAGGTCTCAAATCATGTCCAGTGTTCAGATCTGTATTTTGTCCACTGGGATTCCTGGTGTTTAACCTTGTGATATGCAATGTGGAGGCAAGAATAGTAGAAGAGGTAATGTGGAAGTCTGGATGTTGATGTATCTGAGATCGTCTATTCTGCATGAACCTCTGCAAAGCCGGTACCTGTATTGGAGTCGCATAAGCAACTGGTcgattatatttttaaatgagtAGTGAATATGCAACAATATGTGAGAGAATGACAAGACATCATACAAGGAAGCCAAGTGCATGCCTgtgtaaatatttaaatttgatccgACTTCACTTGGAGAACGTAAATGGATTAACTCTTAATAACGCTCTCTCAAGTCATGTCCAGAAAACCAGTAAACAACAGATCCAATTCCCCAAACCAACGGCTATCTCCTGCTTGATATATACTAGCAACTTAAGGCCTTTTGGAATAACTTTTTTTGAGTCATTTCAAATATCCCCCTAGTCTTAACCAACCTCAACTGACATAAAAATGTGTGTAAGAGAAATAAGATAACAGACCAAACTGACTTTGAGAATTAGTTGTAAACCCCCAGGTCCAAGATTCGGACCAGGATTGAAATCTTATAATTCTTATAAAGACACTGATTCTAATACCATTTTCTGAAAATTATGTAAACGTACTTAATTAAAGAAGATGGAAAATAGTTCACCTCAAAGCGGTTCCAAAAATATAGAATCAAATGCTGCATAAAGGCTGCAGTTGTAGAAAGAGCCAAATAGGAAAAACCTGAAAATTTTGTGAAGATAGAATTTAGGATCTGGTTAACTATAAGCTATAATACAAGCCCACAATGGTTTAATAGATAAGTGGCATACCATAAGCATacgagaagaaataaatatgaaaaaccaaaaaatagaGCAGAAAAAAGCGGGGGAAAAACTTCATTGATATTGGGGTCCGCACACTGCAGGAAATGCAAACAATGATATTAGAATTTGTAAGAGCTAGACACAAGTCATTTATGTATTGTGCACGGCTAATGCAACCATGATTTGACTGTAAGCTCTAATGCAGAACTAGtagatttaattattgaataaaccaCAAGAAGCAAACTTTTATATTAAGTTATCAAAACTTGACataagaattaaaaattttggTTATACACACCCTTACCACTACAAACATTTGTCACGGTGGATGAATGAATTACCCCGCCGTGTTATACTTGGTCAAACTTTATTAACCAAGGAACTCAAAAAGGAAAATGCCatcttattttaatttggaCCAAGTACTCCTAAAACTGTAAGAGCAAAATCCACGGTGAGATTAGCCTTCCAACCTTGCCCACCACAGCCAGATAGCCAAATCAAATAGAGGAGCTCTCacctaaatatttattttaactcTATATCTAAATGACATCTAatctaattattaaattttaacgaAATTTCTAGTGGACTACCCACAAAATCTGGCCTAAATAATATTCTTTAATTTACTCCATACAAAACCACTATAGGTTTCTCCAATTGTGTCAAATTCCACAGGAGACACAAAGGTGTGTTTTTTCCTTGGAGAGGGCAAATAATATtcattattattcttatttagGTGGAAAATCTCTCTAGTGGAGTTTTTATGGGCTTGTTTTTGCATACCCTcccattctttcattttttttttctcaatgaaagcagTTGATTCTATCAAAAAATTAGCTGTCCTTCCACAGGAGATATACACTgtgtgtgagagagagagaaagaaagagagaggggGAGACCTAATCAGTGTAAACAATTCACTTAACCACACCAGAATCAAGACCATGAAAGCCAAGAGCTGATCGTCATAAAACTCAAACAGGAAAAATAGTATACCGATCATAATCTGCAAATGTAACAATAGATTATTAGCATGAAAATCCTCTATATGGACCACCAAATAGTAAAACAAAACTAGAAACATAAGCAGGCGTACATATCAACAGTAAAGCAACAATCTGGAGTGCTTACTGGAACAAAGACAAGTGACTCGATTACATGCACAAAGATCAACTGAAACGTTGGGAGTTGATGTCGAGCATGGTGTTGAAGCTGCACTGCAGAAATTAAAAACAAGACTAAACCCATTATATTTCAAGATAATTAATGCGGCCTTCCTAGTTCCTACTCTATATGTAAGAATGGATGGAAATATTCATCAACAGTGCAGGCAGACCAGATATCTCAGAAGCCAGACATAAGAAAGTTGCTGtctaaaagaaatatttatgaTGTGGTCCGTTGGATGCAGAACTCCACTCGATCAACCATTTTACTACAGGCAgtcaaagaaaattttgatataaCCCAAGTCTTTTACCACAAATTTTATCTAACGCCACCATTTCTGATGAATGATGACCCCATCTACAAAATCCCTATGTTGGATGTTCGATAGAGTTGCAACATTTAAActctattttttattgtaattatatataatcagTGACTACGCACGTGGCACCATGAGATGAGAAAGTCTACTGAGTCCTTAATGTATTATGTATGTCTAGTACCCTACGGTCACTGCCAGtctacttttcttttctttttttttttttttatatatccgTGAGTGTCTGAACCAACTTACACCCACCTCGACTAATTTCATGGGACAACCCGCCTGaccctacaacatttgggtGTTGAGAAAATCcataggatattaaatcctaaATAGTTAGCCACCATGGATTGAACCCATGACCCCTTTAGCCCTTTGGTGCAACATAAACATATTGAGTCAATAGCAGGCAGTAGACAGGAGAAAGAGGCTCTCTCCCTAAATAAAATGTAGCCATCCAGTAAAGCATGCCACACACGAAGCTATAAGCAGTACAAGGAAACAAAACTTTTcagaaaaccctaatttcataatGCAAATGAAAGAAAGGAACCTGTAAACTTCAACATGCGAGTCTGTGTTTCCCTTAATGTAAATGACACCGACATAGTGGTAGTGAAGAAAACGAAGAGTGACATCATGAGCACACCACACTTGGTCACGAAGTAGTCTGAATGGAAACAAGATGTGAGAACAAATACTTGGACAAAATGGGCGTACAAAAAACAAGCCCCAAAAACAAAACAGAGAGGAAAAGGCAGCTTTCATAATCTAAAATCTATATATCTACACACAGACTGCTTAGGAAAtgaccaaatgaaaataactaaaattaatgcCCACGTATTAAAAAGGCTGGAAAAACTTCCTAGTAACAGATCCGACCTGTAAACATTTAAACTAATTACGTTGAGAATGGAATTGAGCCCTTGATGGTTGAATggtaaaaaaatctttaaaaaatgcCCTTCTGGACTTAACTCTACTTAATATATCgtaaaaaaacaaatacatgGAGAATGATAGAGAATAAACATAAACCTTCATCAGTTATTAAATCATCATATGAAAGGATCATATCAATGCAgtaaaaaaaaggataaatcAACGAACCTCCAAATCTGGCAGGGCCCTCAGGCGGCTCAAATGCATAGCTAAGATTGTAAAACTCCTTCGTTTGGTAATTGTAAAGATAGCCTGCAAGAAATCTAAACTTAGCTGGAGATGCAAATGATGGTATACATCCTCTTAAGTAAACAATACATTAAAGATTCTTCATATGATCATATCGAACAAAGGTACAGAGACATCTAAAGAGGAGAAAAGTTTAGTGGTGACAGAGTTTCAAGCAATTCCATGAAGATTTGTCTTATgaacataaactaaaataatggcctcattaactttttttctttttccttttcttgttcTTCAGCAGAACTACAAATGTTGGGTGGggatttgaattttgatctaAAGGCAGAATATCAATACCTTGATCATTGAGCAATACTAAGGTTGGTCACTAGTTTAGGGTTACAGGCAAATCATAATAACtcataaataaaacataatcaGTCCTAAGAAAACCCTCAAGATTAAACAAAAATTTCCCTTGTACATCCTTTCATCTATCTCAATGAAAGTTCGGtttctttaaataataataattagggggagagagagagagagaggagttTAAACAAAGATTATGTAGGTCAAAGATTA
This window contains:
- the LOC120074647 gene encoding membralin-like protein At1g60995 isoform X1, whose translation is MDPEQTFIRVQERFSQMLTPKVRATLEYMNLCIAITLFCILVVMHANYVQQPGCSSELSGVETTEAQLIQIKITTAGLWSQNDSELNIEGVPRGENVRESLEVANDGDELTFLAAKFWLNWFGSGARRGKFAPKLWKSDTEILEHQAENTGVDQCSKAAVDDTVIKLEKEEIHVSFLISVKETFKAAIVHFGRRWNRRFLFICKHTKQILTSLWKLSNVAGINLSLDVSKWSHILHLDRLQSAAVQWLVRRSKSFEPTYLYTREKGYFLLPEGAKSRHNIQTVNISIPAQHSCFGNRWQQLLINRFVGYDTILMNSLLTFPGQGYLYNYQTKEFYNLSYAFEPPEGPARFGDYFVTKCGVLMMSLFVFFTTTMSVSFTLRETQTRMLKFTVQLQHHARHQLPTFQLIFVHVIESLVFVPIMIGILFFLFEFYDDQLLAFMVLILVWLSELFTLISVRTPISMKFFPRFFLLYFLVFHIYFFSYAYGFSYLALSTTAAFMQHLILYFWNRFEVPALQRFMQNRRSQIHQHPDFHITSSTILASTLHITRLNTRNPSGQNTDLNTGHDLRPTSETVPTGPGGVTGEVPHPLEQTENNSLDRAGDSIQIPGQHELGQPRNANSFSSLLFWILGGATSEGINSLRSIFRDSRNNGQVYTGSPTEENNGNQNVQ